TACAATAAATGGATGTTTGGCTCACAGGGACTTGACTTTAAGTATCCGATATTGATTACTTCGTTTCATCAATtgtgtctttttttcctcagTGGGTTAATCTTGTACATGAGACCAGACCTTCGACCAAAAGTCCCGACACAAGGACTGCGCCGAAATTCAGTATCTTCGGTTTTTGAGCTTActctgcaacaacaacaacaacaacaccaacaagaacaacctCTGCTGCCACAAGtgcatcaacaacaccagcaagGAAGATCACGCAGTCCCAGTAGCATATCATTAGGCGGCACGAGGTTCAACTATCAAGGATTCAATTTCCCCAAATTTATAACTTATGGAATCGCGATGCCCTTGGGAATGTACTTACGAAATATTATACCTTGTGCATTAGCCTCAGCTGGAGATATTGGATTGAGCAATGTGAGCATAAGTTTGATCTCTTTAAGTTTGTACACAATGCTCAAGACCAGTTCTCTAATGTTTGTGCTCATTTTTGGTCtacttttcaaattggAAAGGTTTAATTGGCGATTGATTTGTATCTGTGTCGTTATGGTATTTAGTGTTGTTATGATGACTGATAAAAACGACTCGGGTTCTGAAGACAATACAGATGAAGGGAGCGCCAGACAAGAGGATAGTGGGTTCGGTATCACCTTGGTAATATTAGCGTCAATGCTAAGTGGATTGCGCTGGTCGTTTACGCAAATTCTTCTCAAATCTAACTCGTATACTTCGAATTCAATCTCAACGATATTCTATATCGCACCATTTATGGGGCTTGTGCTATTTATCCTCGGCTTGTTTATTGAGAAATGGTCAAACTTTATCTCGTCACCGATTTGGGTTACTTATGGAATAGCGCAAACTACAGTCTTGTTGGTAATTCCAGGTCTATTAGCGTTCATGAT
This DNA window, taken from Lodderomyces elongisporus chromosome 7, complete sequence, encodes the following:
- a CDS encoding uncharacterized protein (BUSCO:EOG09262R8O) is translated as MTAKTSHKRVPSKQVTIDTDIPSSTRQLHHTQHHHHHQHHDGFYDYRNDLDTNLDNIQAKDLLTVGQNISHGCQPSTNVAHAYSNSASSSSAFATPQSPISPTSQTSARLYKHQTIQATIYIVGWYIFSLSISIYNKWMFGSQGLDFKYPILITSFHQLCLFFLSGLILYMRPDLRPKVPTQGSRRNSVSSVFELTSQQQQQQHQQEQPSSPQVHQQHQQGRSRSPSSISLGGTRFNYQGFNFPKFITYGIAMPLGMYLRNIIPCALASAGDIGLSNVSISLISLSLYTMLKTSSLMFVLIFGLLFKLERFNWRLICICVVMVFSVVMMTDKNDSGSEDNTDEGSARQEDSGFGITLVILASMLSGLRWSFTQILLKSNSYTSNSISTIFYIAPFMGLVLFILGLFIEKWSNFISSPIWVTYGIAQTTVLLVIPGLLAFMMTLCEFKLLGVAQIITLSIAGIFKELLTILISSIVFGDQLSLINWVGLCITFADVLWYNYYRYLEKDTELAGVNEHGHPYVSVGNRDLEQKSAHETKAKERNNSIFNDNNNDNDDDEGDRNETGFYAGDNSIDYDSVRLNNLNFDLDLENNNEDALGLGNRKSSR